Proteins encoded by one window of Streptomyces clavuligerus:
- a CDS encoding formimidoylglutamate deiminase: MPLTTTYWAEHAWLPTGDASGAGPGTGPGVVAGVVLDVRDGVVTSVRTGVAAPPPGAETLRGLTVPGLANAHSHAFHRALRGTVQVGTGTFWTWREVMYEVASRLTPDSYHRLARAVYAEMALAGITSVGEFHYLHHGPGGVRYADPNAMGEALIAAAGEAGIRITLLDTVYLHGGLGRDGYKPLAGPQLRFGDGDADAWFERWSRLKPAGLARIGAAVHSVRAFSGADDHTRFAERTDGFPVHIHLSEQPAENEACRAVHGRTPARLLADAGFWKPTVTAVHATHLTEEDIRLLGGAGTGVCMCPTTERDLADGIGPAVALGRAGCPLSLGSDSHAVIDLLEEARALELNERLRTRTRGHWTAAGLLHAATAAGHASIGWPEAGRLEPGSAADFAAVALDSVRTAGPVPGLAAEAVVFAATAADVTDVVVAGRRVVRDRTHTAVPDPAAALAAAVAELRG, encoded by the coding sequence ATGCCGCTGACCACCACCTACTGGGCGGAACACGCCTGGCTGCCCACCGGGGACGCGTCCGGTGCCGGCCCGGGTACCGGCCCCGGTGTCGTCGCCGGTGTCGTGCTCGACGTCCGCGACGGCGTCGTCACCTCCGTGCGCACGGGGGTCGCCGCACCCCCGCCCGGCGCCGAGACGCTGCGCGGACTCACCGTCCCCGGCCTGGCGAACGCCCACTCGCACGCGTTCCACCGGGCCCTGCGCGGCACCGTCCAGGTCGGCACGGGCACCTTCTGGACCTGGCGGGAGGTGATGTACGAGGTCGCCTCCCGGCTCACCCCCGACTCCTACCACCGGCTGGCGCGCGCCGTGTACGCGGAGATGGCGCTCGCGGGCATCACGTCGGTCGGCGAGTTCCACTATCTCCACCACGGCCCCGGCGGCGTCCGCTACGCCGACCCCAACGCCATGGGCGAGGCCCTGATCGCGGCGGCCGGGGAGGCGGGCATCCGGATCACGCTGCTGGACACCGTCTATCTGCACGGCGGACTCGGGCGGGACGGGTACAAGCCCCTGGCGGGGCCGCAGCTCCGGTTCGGGGACGGCGACGCCGACGCCTGGTTCGAGCGCTGGTCCCGGCTGAAGCCCGCCGGGCTCGCCCGCATCGGCGCCGCCGTCCACTCCGTGCGGGCCTTCTCCGGGGCCGACGACCACACCCGTTTCGCGGAACGCACCGACGGCTTCCCGGTCCACATCCACCTCTCGGAGCAGCCCGCCGAGAACGAGGCGTGCCGTGCGGTCCACGGCCGCACCCCGGCGCGGCTCCTCGCCGACGCGGGCTTCTGGAAGCCGACCGTCACCGCCGTCCACGCCACCCATCTCACCGAGGAGGACATCCGTCTCCTGGGCGGCGCGGGCACCGGGGTCTGCATGTGCCCCACCACCGAACGGGACCTCGCCGACGGCATCGGACCCGCCGTCGCCCTCGGCCGCGCGGGCTGCCCCCTCTCGCTGGGCAGCGACAGCCACGCCGTGATCGACCTGCTGGAGGAGGCCCGCGCGCTCGAACTGAACGAGCGGCTGCGCACCCGCACCCGGGGCCACTGGACCGCCGCCGGGCTGCTGCACGCCGCGACCGCCGCCGGGCACGCCTCGATCGGCTGGCCCGAGGCGGGGCGGCTGGAGCCGGGCTCGGCCGCCGACTTCGCCGCCGTCGCGCTGGACTCCGTCCGGACGGCGGGTCCCGTGCCGGGGCTCGCCGCCGAGGCGGTGGTCTTCGCGGCGACGGCGGCGGACGTCACGGACGTGGTGGTCGCGGGCAGGCGGGTGGTCCGCGACCGGACGCACACGGCCGTGCCCGACCCGGCGGCGGCGCTCGCGGCGGCCGTCGCGGAGCTGCGCGGGTAG
- a CDS encoding NUDIX domain-containing protein: MKRLVARMWRGISGPVQWRVMWLANAKFMIGVTGLVRDDWGRVLVLRHRLWPEDRPWGLPTGYAHRGEEFAATVVREVKEETGLDVTTGRLLRLTSGYRLRAEVAYEARLIGGELRIDPLEILEARWCAPDQLPDGLQESHRQLIAAATDPTADTTADPTADTATAPGDTGDIT; this comes from the coding sequence GTGAAACGGCTCGTCGCCCGGATGTGGCGCGGCATCAGCGGCCCCGTCCAGTGGCGCGTCATGTGGCTGGCCAACGCCAAGTTCATGATCGGCGTGACCGGTCTGGTCCGCGACGACTGGGGCCGGGTGCTGGTGCTGCGCCACCGCCTCTGGCCCGAGGACCGGCCCTGGGGGCTGCCGACGGGATACGCCCACAGGGGCGAGGAGTTCGCCGCGACCGTCGTCCGTGAGGTCAAGGAGGAGACCGGCCTCGACGTCACCACCGGCCGCCTCCTCCGCCTCACCAGCGGCTACCGCCTGCGCGCGGAAGTCGCCTACGAGGCCCGCCTGATCGGCGGCGAGCTGCGGATCGACCCCCTGGAGATCCTGGAGGCCCGCTGGTGCGCCCCGGACCAACTCCCGGACGGCCTCCAGGAGTCCCACCGGCAGTTGATCGCCGCGGCGACGGACCCGACGGCGGACACTACGGCGGACCCGACAGCGGACACGGCCACAGCACCGGGTGACACCGGGGATATCACGTGA
- a CDS encoding glycosyltransferase → MENEAAGPPGTPPGRRLISRSRLALCAALALCALAVLQHLLVLAGFGDLLPGGQPWPLLLGAALAWPVLRRRFSGNGPPPLPGPVRRVLRAVRRVPVALWLLGALALAAGVWAWLQDKEPWIGHEEAVYANKARSWYDGTPDAGWGPYRPLGLPALGRIALEIHPGVGALRAVALVLTLGALLTVHLVAARWLASPRRAVVVVLVLLSGVGFLRRVPEFLTDIGVTALLLWLLLLLVRAQENPAGRALDAVPLVTLAAFYLRYGVVGNLLAITVAALLCYGPRSWLRHSRRLARAGAVLLVGLLPHLVHATVVTGSPVGLLTWATHQAERGFVGDGFLYYLAIFPYRLAGDLGAIVMAAGAVAAFRAARRLWRAHRGAAPPVPVAAEDRRTAFLGCCALLIPLVLGVATDGEPRFVYVPVVLLTILGVGRLADLAGSLVPALLAAVAAMAVLTVLGTARVIADVAMAAPNAQRKSTVPVALELRNDGRPCLLVTGYEPDLGWYSGCDAVTYGQFRRMSPPPGTLVRLVLFEKGRDQPGAAALERLIGDRHGGSRTVPTEGSLGDATVITLTP, encoded by the coding sequence GTGGAGAACGAAGCCGCCGGGCCGCCCGGAACACCGCCCGGACGGCGGCTCATATCCCGCAGCCGCCTCGCCCTCTGCGCGGCCCTCGCGCTCTGCGCCCTCGCCGTCCTCCAGCACTTACTCGTCCTCGCCGGATTCGGCGATCTCCTCCCCGGCGGGCAGCCCTGGCCCCTGCTGCTCGGCGCCGCCCTCGCCTGGCCCGTTCTGCGGCGGCGGTTCTCCGGGAACGGGCCGCCGCCGCTCCCCGGCCCCGTCCGCCGGGTCCTGCGGGCCGTGCGCCGGGTGCCCGTGGCGCTGTGGCTCCTCGGCGCGCTGGCGCTCGCCGCCGGGGTCTGGGCCTGGCTCCAGGACAAGGAGCCCTGGATCGGCCACGAGGAGGCCGTCTACGCCAACAAGGCCCGCTCCTGGTACGACGGCACCCCCGACGCGGGCTGGGGCCCCTACCGGCCGCTCGGGCTGCCCGCGCTGGGGCGGATCGCGCTGGAGATCCACCCCGGGGTCGGAGCGCTGCGGGCCGTCGCCCTCGTCCTCACCCTCGGCGCCCTCCTCACCGTCCACCTCGTCGCCGCCCGCTGGCTCGCCTCCCCCCGCCGCGCCGTGGTCGTCGTGCTCGTCCTGCTCAGCGGGGTCGGATTCCTGCGCCGGGTGCCCGAGTTCCTCACCGATATCGGCGTCACCGCGCTGCTGCTCTGGCTGCTCCTCCTGCTGGTGCGGGCCCAGGAGAACCCGGCGGGACGCGCCCTCGACGCCGTCCCCCTCGTGACGCTCGCCGCCTTCTATCTGCGCTACGGCGTCGTCGGCAATCTGCTGGCGATCACCGTCGCCGCCCTGCTCTGCTACGGGCCGCGCTCCTGGCTGCGCCACAGCCGTCGGCTCGCCCGCGCGGGCGCGGTGCTCCTCGTCGGACTCCTGCCCCACCTCGTCCACGCGACCGTGGTCACCGGGTCGCCCGTCGGGCTGCTCACCTGGGCCACCCACCAGGCCGAACGCGGCTTCGTCGGCGACGGGTTCCTCTACTACCTCGCGATCTTCCCGTACCGGCTCGCGGGCGACCTCGGCGCGATCGTCATGGCCGCCGGTGCCGTCGCCGCGTTCCGCGCCGCCCGGCGGCTGTGGCGCGCCCACCGCGGCGCGGCCCCGCCGGTCCCGGTCGCCGCCGAGGACCGGCGCACCGCCTTCCTCGGCTGCTGCGCCCTGCTCATCCCGCTGGTCCTCGGCGTGGCCACCGACGGCGAGCCGCGCTTCGTCTACGTCCCCGTCGTCCTGCTCACGATCCTCGGCGTGGGCAGGCTCGCCGACCTCGCCGGGTCCCTGGTACCGGCGCTGCTCGCGGCGGTCGCGGCGATGGCGGTGCTCACCGTCCTCGGCACCGCGCGGGTGATCGCGGACGTCGCGATGGCCGCGCCCAACGCGCAGCGGAAGTCCACCGTCCCGGTCGCGCTGGAGCTGCGGAACGACGGGCGGCCCTGTCTCCTCGTCACCGGGTACGAACCGGATCTGGGCTGGTACTCGGGGTGCGACGCGGTCACCTACGGCCAGTTCCGCCGGATGTCCCCGCCGCCGGGCACCCTGGTGCGGCTCGTCCTCTTCGAGAAGGGGCGCGACCAGCCCGGGGCGGCGGCGCTGGAACGGCTGATCGGCGACCGGCACGGCGGCAGCCGGACCGTCCCCACGGAGGGTTCGCTCGGCGACGCGACCGTCATCACGCTCACGCCCTGA
- the hutI gene encoding imidazolonepropionase: MTTTLITNISALVTNDPAREGDSPLGTVESAAVVIEGEHIVWTGRAQDAPAADTVHDAAGRAAVPGFVDSHSHLVFAGDRTAEFNARMSGAPYRAGGIRTTVAATRAASDAELEAGLTRYLDEALRQGTTVMETKSGYGLTVADEARALELAARHTDEVTYLGAHVVAPEYADDPGGYVDLVTGPMLDACAPHARWVDVFCERGAFDGDQARAVLTAGIAKGLTPRVHANQLGHGPGVRLAVELGAASADHCTHLTDADIDALAGGDTVATLLPGAEFSTRAPWPDARRLLDAGVTVALSTDCNPGSSFTSSMPFCIALAVRDMGMTPHEALWAATAGGARALRRTDVGRIAPGSRADLVLLDAPSPVHLAYRPGVPLVTDVWRRGVKEK, encoded by the coding sequence ATGACCACCACCCTCATCACCAACATCTCCGCGCTGGTCACCAATGACCCCGCCCGCGAAGGCGACTCGCCCCTCGGGACCGTCGAGTCCGCCGCCGTCGTCATCGAGGGCGAGCACATCGTCTGGACCGGCCGGGCCCAGGACGCCCCCGCCGCCGACACCGTCCACGACGCCGCCGGACGGGCCGCCGTCCCCGGCTTCGTGGACTCGCACTCCCATCTCGTCTTCGCCGGGGACCGCACCGCCGAGTTCAACGCCCGGATGTCCGGGGCGCCCTACCGCGCGGGCGGCATCCGCACCACCGTCGCCGCCACCCGGGCCGCGTCCGACGCCGAGCTGGAAGCCGGACTGACCCGCTATCTGGACGAGGCCCTGCGCCAGGGCACCACCGTCATGGAGACCAAGTCCGGGTACGGGCTCACCGTCGCGGACGAGGCCCGCGCGCTGGAGCTGGCCGCCCGCCACACCGACGAGGTGACCTATCTGGGGGCGCATGTCGTCGCCCCCGAGTACGCGGACGACCCCGGCGGCTATGTCGACCTCGTCACCGGCCCGATGCTGGACGCGTGCGCGCCCCACGCCCGCTGGGTCGACGTCTTCTGCGAGCGCGGCGCCTTCGACGGCGACCAGGCCCGCGCCGTGCTGACCGCCGGGATCGCGAAGGGGCTCACCCCCCGGGTGCACGCCAACCAGCTCGGCCACGGCCCGGGCGTGCGGCTCGCCGTGGAGCTGGGCGCGGCCAGCGCCGACCACTGCACCCATCTGACCGACGCCGACATCGACGCGCTCGCGGGCGGGGACACCGTGGCCACCCTGCTGCCGGGCGCCGAGTTCTCCACCCGCGCCCCCTGGCCCGACGCCCGGCGGCTGCTGGACGCCGGGGTGACGGTCGCCCTCTCCACGGACTGCAACCCGGGCTCCTCGTTCACGTCCTCGATGCCGTTCTGCATCGCCCTCGCGGTCCGGGACATGGGCATGACGCCCCACGAGGCGCTCTGGGCGGCCACCGCGGGCGGCGCGCGCGCCCTGCGCCGTACGGACGTGGGACGGATCGCTCCCGGGTCCCGCGCCGATCTGGTGCTGCTGGACGCGCCCAGCCCGGTGCACCTGGCCTACCGGCCCGGGGTGCCGCTGGTGACGGACGTCTGGCGGCGGGGCGTCAAGGAGAAGTAG
- a CDS encoding GTP-binding protein has protein sequence MASKAVSDAHERASGQPGPYIPPGARPAGQHGKYVSSSVAGAAKILVVGPLGVGKTTLIGTVSEIRPLSTEAMMTQAGARYDTLVDSGKTTTTVALDFGRITIDGALVLYLFGTPGQQRFLPAWRDLARGALGALALVDTRDLAASFDALGNLEELGLPFAVAVNVFPGSPHHSADELRSALDLLPGTPLVECDARDLRSSVRALISLLGHLIDTAHPAVGTGPGAVPPAGRPGAAGGASLTEWA, from the coding sequence ATGGCCTCGAAAGCCGTCTCTGACGCCCACGAGCGGGCGTCGGGACAACCGGGCCCGTACATACCGCCGGGTGCCCGGCCCGCGGGGCAGCACGGGAAGTACGTCAGCTCCAGCGTGGCGGGCGCGGCGAAGATCCTCGTCGTCGGGCCGCTCGGGGTCGGCAAGACCACCCTGATCGGCACCGTGTCGGAGATCAGACCGCTGTCGACCGAGGCGATGATGACCCAGGCGGGCGCCCGGTACGACACCCTCGTCGACAGCGGGAAGACCACGACCACCGTCGCCCTGGACTTCGGGCGGATCACCATCGACGGCGCGCTGGTGCTCTATCTCTTCGGCACCCCGGGGCAGCAGCGCTTCCTGCCCGCGTGGCGGGATCTCGCCCGGGGGGCGCTGGGGGCGCTGGCGCTCGTGGACACCCGGGATCTCGCCGCCTCCTTCGACGCGCTCGGCAATCTGGAGGAGCTGGGGCTCCCCTTCGCCGTCGCGGTGAACGTCTTCCCCGGCAGTCCTCACCACTCCGCCGATGAGTTGCGGTCCGCGCTGGACCTGCTGCCGGGGACGCCGCTGGTGGAGTGCGACGCGCGGGATCTGCGCTCCTCGGTCCGGGCGCTGATCTCCCTGCTCGGGCATCTCATCGACACCGCGCACCCGGCGGTCGGCACCGGCCCGGGCGCCGTGCCGCCGGCCGGGCGCCCGGGGGCCGCCGGGGGCGCCTCGCTGACCGAGTGGGCCTGA
- a CDS encoding DUF742 domain-containing protein, whose protein sequence is MTDRPEERTPSAVRPYVITRGRSGTGGEPLAWETLVMATDAAFPPSLQPEHHQILTHCQGLLSVAEVAAHLGHPPSVVQVLLADLVEWGLIVIRPPIPPAERTDVTMLRKVLHGLESRL, encoded by the coding sequence ATGACGGACCGTCCGGAGGAGCGGACGCCGTCGGCGGTACGCCCGTATGTGATCACCAGGGGGCGTTCCGGGACCGGCGGCGAGCCGCTGGCCTGGGAGACCCTGGTGATGGCGACCGACGCCGCGTTCCCCCCGTCCCTCCAGCCGGAACACCATCAGATACTGACGCACTGTCAGGGACTGTTGTCGGTCGCGGAGGTGGCGGCACACCTCGGGCACCCGCCTTCGGTGGTCCAGGTGCTCCTCGCCGACCTCGTCGAATGGGGGTTGATCGTGATCCGGCCACCCATCCCACCGGCCGAACGCACCGATGTGACCATGCTCAGAAAGGTCCTCCATGGCCTCGAAAGCCGTCTCTGA
- a CDS encoding roadblock/LC7 domain-containing protein → MTGTITRLPDLGWMLRPLTEIPGVRHAVVVSEDGLRLGHASADRLTGPVASLSVAEAEALSAACAAMNMTGRSTAALLFGRGAGVRQLMLESEHGFVLFTHAGVGAHLGVATDTEADVGLVAQQMQLLVAKIGAHLSTQPREPVTESS, encoded by the coding sequence ATGACCGGGACCATCACCCGACTCCCCGATCTGGGCTGGATGCTGCGGCCCCTCACCGAGATCCCGGGCGTACGGCACGCGGTGGTGGTCTCCGAGGACGGTCTGCGGCTCGGCCATGCCTCGGCCGACCGTCTCACCGGCCCGGTCGCCTCGCTGAGCGTGGCCGAGGCGGAGGCGCTCTCCGCCGCCTGTGCGGCGATGAACATGACCGGGCGGTCCACCGCGGCGCTGCTCTTCGGCCGGGGGGCCGGAGTGCGCCAGCTCATGCTGGAGTCCGAGCACGGCTTCGTCCTCTTCACCCACGCGGGTGTGGGCGCGCACCTGGGCGTCGCCACGGACACCGAGGCGGATGTGGGGCTGGTCGCCCAGCAGATGCAGTTGCTGGTGGCGAAGATCGGCGCTCATCTGTCGACCCAGCCCCGGGAACCCGTGACCGAATCCTCATGA
- a CDS encoding ATP-binding protein, whose amino-acid sequence MSPPPGGPGHAARPVPWWPPAAVLAAVASGAVLADRYTAAGSLQILAAACAALAALTLVWALSLLRLLRAERALRTADRRTAAARGAEVERLAAVRLPAIAERLRPGGRPVAVPGPLAPAAETGERFAHALATVVDALASQDAVRRERALRDSVQNAFESVARNVHAMATVQQQVLDRVERSIEDPALMAEVMKADHAAAQMTRKAQTLLVMCGVWPTRREAAPVSLYDCVRGAQSRIVEFTRIEVHGGQNLYAAPPAVEALMHAIAELLENATAFSPAGTRVVVTVREVGAGAVVEIDDAGVGMPPDVLRQATARLRDERDLARLGSVPRLGLACVGRWMRQLGFNVELTGASAYGGTRAVTFVPHRLLTEAPAGAPGPGLPRRTSRRQAGPDDRPGAGAPVPYGAAVPYGGGAEPYGPGGEPYGVPPGHGAATMSAPVPVAVPVPPDTPQHAPAYQEPFPVRGGGDGRPPPTRQPLPPEQPGPAVVDGVPGALPRRRSRRGAAVEAAARTALSPEPPEAPAVPGGRAVWTPEAARASIASVVSGSRRGRAAVAGEFHPAPAPSLPSFPPLPSFSSPEPDAHPGGRP is encoded by the coding sequence GTGAGCCCGCCACCCGGCGGCCCCGGCCACGCCGCCCGCCCGGTGCCGTGGTGGCCGCCCGCGGCCGTCCTCGCGGCCGTCGCATCGGGCGCCGTGCTCGCCGACCGGTACACGGCGGCGGGCAGCCTCCAGATCCTGGCCGCGGCCTGTGCCGCGCTGGCCGCCCTCACCCTGGTGTGGGCCCTGTCCCTGCTGCGGCTGCTGCGCGCCGAGCGCGCGCTGCGGACCGCCGACCGGCGCACCGCCGCCGCCCGGGGCGCCGAGGTGGAACGGCTCGCGGCGGTCCGGCTGCCCGCGATCGCCGAGCGGCTGCGCCCCGGCGGGCGACCCGTCGCGGTACCGGGCCCGCTGGCCCCCGCCGCCGAGACCGGCGAACGCTTCGCCCACGCGCTCGCCACCGTCGTCGACGCCCTCGCCTCCCAGGACGCCGTCCGCCGGGAACGGGCGCTGCGCGACTCCGTGCAGAACGCCTTCGAGTCCGTCGCCCGCAATGTGCACGCCATGGCCACGGTCCAGCAGCAGGTGCTCGACCGGGTCGAGCGCTCCATCGAGGACCCGGCGCTGATGGCCGAGGTGATGAAGGCCGACCACGCCGCCGCGCAGATGACCCGCAAGGCGCAGACCCTGCTGGTGATGTGCGGGGTCTGGCCCACCCGCCGGGAGGCCGCGCCGGTCTCGCTCTACGACTGCGTCCGGGGCGCGCAGTCCCGGATCGTCGAGTTCACCCGGATCGAGGTGCACGGCGGACAGAATCTGTACGCGGCGCCCCCGGCGGTCGAGGCCCTGATGCACGCCATCGCCGAACTCCTGGAGAACGCCACCGCGTTCTCCCCCGCCGGCACCCGGGTGGTCGTGACCGTCCGCGAGGTCGGCGCCGGGGCCGTGGTGGAGATCGACGACGCGGGTGTGGGCATGCCGCCGGACGTGCTGCGGCAGGCCACCGCCCGGCTGCGGGACGAACGGGATCTGGCGCGGCTCGGCTCGGTGCCCCGGCTGGGGCTCGCCTGTGTGGGCCGCTGGATGCGGCAGCTGGGCTTCAACGTCGAGCTGACCGGGGCGTCGGCGTACGGGGGCACCCGGGCGGTGACATTCGTTCCGCACCGGCTGCTGACCGAGGCCCCGGCGGGTGCCCCGGGGCCGGGGCTGCCCCGGCGGACCTCCCGGCGGCAGGCGGGTCCCGACGACCGTCCCGGCGCGGGCGCTCCGGTCCCGTACGGGGCAGCGGTCCCGTACGGCGGCGGCGCGGAGCCCTACGGCCCGGGCGGGGAGCCCTACGGTGTCCCCCCGGGGCACGGGGCGGCAACGATGTCGGCACCCGTGCCGGTGGCCGTGCCCGTGCCGCCGGACACACCCCAGCACGCGCCCGCGTACCAGGAGCCGTTCCCGGTGCGCGGCGGCGGCGACGGAAGACCGCCGCCGACCCGGCAGCCGCTGCCGCCCGAACAGCCGGGCCCGGCGGTCGTGGACGGGGTCCCGGGCGCGCTGCCGCGACGGCGCAGCCGCAGAGGGGCGGCCGTCGAGGCCGCCGCCCGGACGGCGCTGTCGCCCGAGCCGCCCGAGGCGCCCGCGGTGCCGGGCGGGCGGGCCGTGTGGACCCCCGAGGCGGCGCGGGCCTCGATCGCCAGCGTGGTGTCGGGCTCCCGGCGCGGCCGGGCGGCCGTGGCCGGGGAGTTCCACCCCGCCCCCGCTCCTTCCCTCCCTTCCTTCCCCCCGCTTCCTTCTTTCTCTTCCCCCGAACCCGATGCGCACCCTGGAGGTCGGCCATGA
- a CDS encoding RNA polymerase sigma factor SigF encodes MSPRLDPTTLSTTRAADRTGAAPAADGTGTIAETSTIAEIDGIGGIDRIGAIGAVDARALSKTLFARLARLEEGTHEHAYVRNTLVELNLSLVRFAAARFRSRSEPMDDIVQVGTIGLIKAIDRFELSRGVEFPTFAMPTVIGEIKRFFRDTSWSVRVPRRLQELRLDLARAGDELTARLDRSPTVAELAEYLGIGADEVVEGMVASNAYTPSSLDARPQNEEHDGTLAERIGYEDGGLEGVEYIESLKPLIAGLPDRDRRILSLRFGADMTQSDIGEELGISQMQVSRLLSRTLVRLRRGLTAED; translated from the coding sequence ATGTCACCCCGGCTGGACCCCACCACCCTCAGCACGACCCGCGCCGCCGACCGGACCGGCGCGGCCCCCGCCGCCGACGGGACCGGCACGATCGCCGAGACCAGCACGATCGCCGAGATCGATGGCATCGGCGGCATCGATCGCATCGGCGCGATCGGCGCCGTCGACGCGCGCGCCCTCTCGAAGACCCTGTTCGCCCGGCTCGCCCGGCTCGAAGAGGGCACCCATGAACACGCGTACGTCCGCAACACGCTGGTCGAGCTGAACCTCTCGCTCGTCCGGTTCGCCGCCGCCCGCTTCCGCTCCCGCAGCGAGCCGATGGACGACATCGTCCAGGTCGGCACCATCGGTCTGATCAAGGCGATCGACCGGTTCGAGCTGAGCCGGGGAGTGGAGTTCCCCACCTTCGCCATGCCGACCGTGATCGGCGAGATCAAACGCTTCTTCCGGGACACGAGCTGGTCGGTCCGGGTGCCCCGGCGCCTCCAGGAGCTGCGGCTCGACCTGGCCCGGGCCGGGGACGAGCTGACCGCGCGGCTCGACCGCTCCCCCACCGTCGCCGAGCTGGCCGAGTACCTGGGCATCGGCGCGGACGAGGTGGTCGAGGGCATGGTCGCGAGCAACGCGTACACCCCGAGTTCGCTGGACGCCCGGCCGCAGAACGAGGAGCACGACGGCACGCTGGCCGAGCGGATCGGCTACGAGGACGGCGGGCTCGAAGGCGTCGAGTACATCGAGTCGCTCAAACCGCTGATCGCCGGGCTGCCGGACCGGGACCGCCGGATTCTCTCGCTCCGCTTCGGTGCCGACATGACCCAGTCGGACATCGGCGAGGAGCTGGGGATCTCCCAGATGCAGGTCTCCCGGCTGCTCTCGCGCACCCTGGTCCGGCTGCGCCGCGGCCTCACGGCGGAGGACTGA
- a CDS encoding STAS domain-containing protein encodes MDRGTAGSAHRGRLLVEVRTEGVSEVVTPAGELDHHTADALSTPLDAALEQGRSRLVIDCSRLEFCDSTGLNVLLSARLKAEAAGGGVHLTGLRPVVARVLEITGAEAVFTVHPSLREALSG; translated from the coding sequence ATGGACCGCGGGACGGCCGGCAGCGCACATCGGGGCCGGCTTCTGGTCGAGGTCCGGACCGAAGGTGTCAGCGAAGTGGTGACCCCGGCGGGAGAGTTGGACCACCACACCGCCGACGCGCTCAGCACCCCGCTCGACGCCGCCCTGGAGCAGGGGCGTTCCCGTCTGGTCATCGACTGTTCACGGCTGGAGTTCTGCGACTCCACCGGACTCAATGTGCTGCTCTCCGCCCGGCTGAAGGCGGAAGCGGCCGGGGGAGGGGTCCATTTGACCGGCTTGCGGCCCGTCGTGGCACGAGTGCTGGAGATCACCGGGGCGGAGGCGGTCTTCACCGTCCACCCCTCCCTCCGTGAGGCCCTGTCCGGCTGA
- a CDS encoding ATP-binding protein: MSTTRPQQPGDRGHEPQVVTGVPAESGGGVDGPPPARPAYGGPARRLALGSASGIVPLARDFTRQALYDWGWLPAATADRRAAAEDVLLVVSELVTNACLHAEGPEELTVACDGKVLRLEVTDRGTGHPAPRTPHRAGRPGGHGMFIVQRLCLDWGVLRTPGAPGKTVWADLAAPA, from the coding sequence ATGAGCACCACCCGGCCGCAACAGCCGGGCGACCGCGGCCACGAGCCGCAGGTCGTCACAGGCGTACCCGCCGAGAGCGGCGGCGGTGTCGACGGGCCGCCGCCCGCCCGCCCGGCGTACGGGGGGCCCGCGCGCCGCCTCGCCCTGGGCAGCGCCAGCGGCATCGTCCCGCTCGCCCGTGACTTCACCCGGCAGGCGCTGTACGACTGGGGCTGGCTGCCCGCCGCCACCGCCGACCGCAGGGCCGCCGCCGAGGACGTCCTGCTGGTCGTCTCCGAGCTGGTCACCAACGCCTGTCTGCACGCCGAGGGCCCCGAGGAGCTGACCGTCGCCTGCGACGGCAAGGTGCTCCGCCTCGAAGTCACCGACCGGGGCACCGGCCACCCCGCGCCCCGCACCCCGCACCGCGCCGGACGGCCCGGCGGCCACGGCATGTTCATCGTCCAGCGGCTCTGTCTGGACTGGGGCGTGTTGCGGACACCGGGGGCACCCGGCAAGACGGTCTGGGCGGATCTGGCCGCCCCGGCGTGA